CGCCATGGGCATTCCCGTCGCCGGCCAGATGAAGGGCGCGGTCTCCATGGCGGAGAACGGCGACGCCATAATCGTCGATGGCGAGGAAGGCATCGTCCATCTGCGCCCGCAGCCGGACGTCGAGGCGGCTTTCGCCGAAAAAGTTCGCTTCCGCGCCCGCCGGCAGGAGATCTACCGGGGGCTGCGGTCGCAACCGGCCATGTCGAAGGACGGCGTCAAGGTCGACCTGCTGATGAATGCCGGTCTTGCCGTCGACCTGCCGCAGCTTGCCGATTCCGGCGCGGAAGGGATCGGCCTGTTCCGCACGGAACTGCAGTTCATGGTCGCCGCCACCTTTCCGCGCGCCGAGCAGCAGGAGCGGCTCTATCGTGACGTGCTGGATGCGGCGCGCGGCAAGCCGGTCACGTTCCGCACCATCGACATCGGCGGCGACAAGGTGCTGCCCTACTTCAAGAACGCCGCGCATGAGGAGAATCCCGCTCTCGGCTGGCGGGCGATCCGGCTGACGCTCGACCGTCCGGGTCTGCTGCGCACGCAGCTGCGGGCCTTGCTGCGCGCCGCCGGCGGCCGCGAGCTGCGGCTCATGCTGCCGATGGTGACCGAACTCGGCGAGATCGCGCAGGCGCGCGAGATCATCGACAAGGAGGTGCGGCATCTGTCGCGCTTCGGCCACGACCTGCCGACCATCCTGAAGGTCGGCGCCATGCTGGAAGTGCCGTCGCTGCTGTTCCAGCTCGACGAATTGATGCAGGCGGTGGATTTCGTCTCGGTCGGCTCGAACGACCTCTTCCAGTTCGTCATGGCGACGGACCGTGGCAACACCCAGCTTTCCGATCGCTTCGATCCGCTTTCGGTCCCGTTCCTGCGCGTGCTGCGGACCATCACCGCCGCCGGCGAACGGAACGATACGTCGGTGACGCTTTGCGGCGAGCTTGCCGGCAAGCCGATCTCGGCGCTGGCGCTGATCGGCGTCGGCTTCCGCTCCATTTCCATGTCGCCGGCCTCGATCGGCCCGGTGAAGGCGATGCTCATCGAGACGCCCGTCAACGAATTGAAGACCTTCATCGACGACAATCTTGAGGGTCCCAGTGCGCAATTGCCGATGCGCGCTTTGCTGCATGGCTTCGCGCAGGAGCGCGGCATACCGCTGTAGCGTCAGCGGCGCGGAATACGTCGACTCCGCTTTTCGCGGATCGCCTTTACGAAGCTTTCCAGCACGCGTCGATGAAAAGCCCCACTGAATGCTCCGATACGGAGCGTTCGAGCAGATCGTGATTGTATTCGTCGATCACGACCCAAAGCGGCATGTCGTCGAGCCCGGCCCGCCGCCGCTCGATCTGCGGGACTTCGATAGCGATACGATCTTGCGGCGGCGAGGAGGTGATCGGTAATATGAGGAGGTTGGTGCTTCCTCCCTGGCCAGGCATCACCGTGACGAAAGCGGCAGGCCGGCTCTTTCGCCCCTCGGTCTCAAGGCCTTCATGTTGCCATTGCCACAAATAGGGATAGTCCCAGATGTCGCCCGAGCGCGGCTTAGCCACGCTCGGCTTCCCCATCAAACTCTTTCAGAGCCTTCTCGAACATTGCGAGATGATCGTCGGGTGTATCCTCGATCCGGTAGCTTCGCCGGGGATCCTCGGGAAAGCGCTCTTCATAGGTTTCGAGGCTCATAAGGACAAAGCGGGACTTGCCGTGCTTTGTGATTGCGACCGGCTCGCGGCTTGCCACCGCAAGGACATCGCCGAGGTGCTGTTTCAGTTCGCTTGACGGGTAACGGCGCATGAGAGTCTCCTGTTCGGTCTATAATGGATAAAATAGACAAATTGTGCAATATCCAATATTTGTCCGATAGCGCTTCGGCACCCCGCGTTGAGCTTTGGCGCGATCTCCGATATGCCGCATCGCTTCAGACAGCAGGCAGAGCATGATCAACCTTCCCCGTGACCGCATGGACCAGGTCGTCAAGCGCTTCGACATGCTCGAGGCGCAGATGGCGGCCGGCGTCGAGCCCGATGCCTATGTGAAGATGGCGTCGGAATATGCCGATCTTCAGGAGATTGTCGGCAAGGTGCGGGGATTACGCGCTGCCGAGACCGAGGCGGTCGACCTGCGCGCCATGTTGGACGACAAGGCGACCGACGCCGAGATGCGCGAACTGGCAGAGGCGGATCTGCCCGCCGTCGAGGAGCGCATCGAGGCGTTGCAGCGCGACATCCAGATCCTGCTCCTGCCGAAGGATGCCGCCGATGAAAGGAGCGCGATCCTCGAAATCCGCGCCGGCACCGGCGGCGACGAGGCCTCGCTCTTCGCGGGCGATCTGTTCCGCATGTATGAGCGCTACGCCGCGTCGCAGGGCTGGCGCGTCGAGATCGTTTCGGCGAGCGAAGGCGAGGTCGGCGGCTACAAGGAGATCATTGCAAGTGTCGCCGGCAAGGGAGTCTTCGCGAAGCTGAAATTCGAATCCGGCGTGCATCGCGTCCAGCGTGTGCCGGCGACGGAGGCGCAGGGCCGCATCCACACCTCCGCCGCTACGGTCGCGGTCCTGCCGGAAGCCGAAGAGGTCGATATCGAGATTCGCCCCGAAGACATCCGCATCGACACCATGCGGGCGTCGGGCGCGGGTGGCCAGCACGTCAACACGACCGACTCCGCCGTGCGCATCACCCATATCCCGACCGGCATCATCGTCGTGCAGGCGGAAAAATCGCAGCACCAGAACCGCGCCCGCGCCATGCAGATACTGCGCGCCCGCCTGTTTGATCAGGAGCGCTCTCGCCTTGCCGACGAGCGCTCCGAATCCCGCAAGCTGCAGGTCGGCTCGGGTGACCGGTCCGAGCGCATCCGCACCTACAATTTCCCGCAGGGACGGCTGACCGATCACCGCATCAACCTGACTCTCTACAAGCTCGACCGCGTGATGGAAGGCGAGCTTGAAGAGGTGATCGACGCGCTGATCGCCGATCATCAGTCGAAGCTGCTGGCGGACGTCGAGGGCAACGGCTAGCTCATGGCGTGTAACGCTGTTTCGCGCCCCCTCCGTCCTGCCGGGCCATGACCCCCCTTTCTTCGACTCTTTCCGAACTTTATCGCCATGCCCGCACCCTGCTCGGCGACGCCGGCGTCGAGACGCCGGAGTTCGATGCCCGGCTATTGCTGGAGGACATCGCCGGCATGGCTTATAGCGATCTGATCGCCAGGCCGGATATGCATGTTGAGCCGGCAAAGGCCGCCGCCTTCGAGGCAGCGCTTGAACGCCGCCTCGCGGGCGAACCGGTCCACAGGATCCTTGGCCACCGTGATTTCTGGGGCATGCGGCTCAGGCTTTCGGCGGAAACGCTGGAGCCGCGACCCGACACCGAGACGCTGGTCGAGGCAGCGCTTCCTCTGCTGCGCGATCGGCAGGCGGGGGGCGTGGCGCCGCGCATCCTCGATCTCGGCACCGGCACCGGCGCCATCGCGCTGGCCCTGCTGCGGGAGCTTCCCGCCGCGACCGCTGTCGGAGTGGACGTATCCGCCGACGCGCTGGCGACGGCGCGCGCCAATGCCGTCGACCACGGACTCGCGCAGCGCTTCGAAGCGCGCCGTTCCGACTGGTTCTCGGCCGTGACCGAAAAATTTCATGCAATCGTCGCAAACCCTCCCTATATACCTTCCGAAGCGGTCCAGGCGTTGTCGCGCGAAGTTCGCGAACATGACCCCAGGAGGGCGTTGGACGGCGGAGCGGATGGCCTTGATGCCTACCGCGTCATTGCGACACAGTCGGCAAATCACCTTGAACGTGATGGGGTCGTTGCGGTCGAGATAGGGTATGATCAGTTCGATGGCGTGAGCCGCCTGTTTTCAGGCGCCGGCTTCGCGCTGAAGAAGACCGGGATGGACCTCTCGGGACGCGTCAGGGTGCTTGTCTTCTCGAAGGCTTAACCT
The window above is part of the Rhizobiaceae bacterium genome. Proteins encoded here:
- the ptsP gene encoding phosphoenolpyruvate--protein phosphotransferase, whose protein sequence is MRDLGGGPRVLLKRLRELMAEPLEPQARLDRIVREIASNMVAEVCSLYVLRADSVLELYATEGLNPGSVHHAQLRLGQGLVGTIAASARPLNLSDAQQHPAFAYLPETGEEIYNSFLGVPVLRAGRTLGVLVVQNRTKRVYREDELEALETTAMVIAEMIATGDLARLTRPGLELDLTKPVSLNGLSFNEGIGLGHVVLHEPRIVVTNLFNEDSEEEIRRLEASLSSLRLSIDDMLSRRDVAFEGEHRAVLEAYRMFANDRGWVRRLEEAIRNGLTAEAAVEKVQSDMRARMMHMTDPYLRERMSDFDDLANRLLRQLMGRAPDDVAAALPKDAIIVARSMGAAELLDYPREKLRGLVLEDGAVTSHVVIVARAMGIPVAGQMKGAVSMAENGDAIIVDGEEGIVHLRPQPDVEAAFAEKVRFRARRQEIYRGLRSQPAMSKDGVKVDLLMNAGLAVDLPQLADSGAEGIGLFRTELQFMVAATFPRAEQQERLYRDVLDAARGKPVTFRTIDIGGDKVLPYFKNAAHEENPALGWRAIRLTLDRPGLLRTQLRALLRAAGGRELRLMLPMVTELGEIAQAREIIDKEVRHLSRFGHDLPTILKVGAMLEVPSLLFQLDELMQAVDFVSVGSNDLFQFVMATDRGNTQLSDRFDPLSVPFLRVLRTITAAGERNDTSVTLCGELAGKPISALALIGVGFRSISMSPASIGPVKAMLIETPVNELKTFIDDNLEGPSAQLPMRALLHGFAQERGIPL
- a CDS encoding type II toxin-antitoxin system Phd/YefM family antitoxin encodes the protein MRRYPSSELKQHLGDVLAVASREPVAITKHGKSRFVLMSLETYEERFPEDPRRSYRIEDTPDDHLAMFEKALKEFDGEAERG
- the prfA gene encoding peptide chain release factor 1, encoding MINLPRDRMDQVVKRFDMLEAQMAAGVEPDAYVKMASEYADLQEIVGKVRGLRAAETEAVDLRAMLDDKATDAEMRELAEADLPAVEERIEALQRDIQILLLPKDAADERSAILEIRAGTGGDEASLFAGDLFRMYERYAASQGWRVEIVSASEGEVGGYKEIIASVAGKGVFAKLKFESGVHRVQRVPATEAQGRIHTSAATVAVLPEAEEVDIEIRPEDIRIDTMRASGAGGQHVNTTDSAVRITHIPTGIIVVQAEKSQHQNRARAMQILRARLFDQERSRLADERSESRKLQVGSGDRSERIRTYNFPQGRLTDHRINLTLYKLDRVMEGELEEVIDALIADHQSKLLADVEGNG
- the prmC gene encoding peptide chain release factor N(5)-glutamine methyltransferase, which codes for MTPLSSTLSELYRHARTLLGDAGVETPEFDARLLLEDIAGMAYSDLIARPDMHVEPAKAAAFEAALERRLAGEPVHRILGHRDFWGMRLRLSAETLEPRPDTETLVEAALPLLRDRQAGGVAPRILDLGTGTGAIALALLRELPAATAVGVDVSADALATARANAVDHGLAQRFEARRSDWFSAVTEKFHAIVANPPYIPSEAVQALSREVREHDPRRALDGGADGLDAYRVIATQSANHLERDGVVAVEIGYDQFDGVSRLFSGAGFALKKTGMDLSGRVRVLVFSKA